In Burkholderia sp. GAS332, one DNA window encodes the following:
- a CDS encoding Glycine zipper 2TM domain-containing protein — translation MDNPDTKPTQQRRLHPLVATAAGAVIIASLVATAAVTGLFPKASSSGAQTDQTQAAQVTTQPGVVDSAAPANPAAQQAAQQDAAQQAAQQQAPQRAPAPAQQPQYAQQQQAQPAPQYAPQQPPQPAYCSSCGTVAAISAVRQEGHGTGIGAVGGAVAGGLIGNQFGAGGGRAAMTVLGAVGGGFAGNSVEKHIRSTTSYSVRVRMENGKMRYFTYHEAPPFQQGQRVRVENGTLVAA, via the coding sequence ATGGACAATCCAGATACCAAACCTACGCAACAACGTCGTCTTCACCCGCTCGTCGCTACCGCTGCGGGTGCAGTGATCATCGCCAGTCTCGTCGCGACGGCGGCCGTCACGGGGCTGTTCCCGAAGGCGTCGAGCAGCGGCGCGCAAACGGACCAGACCCAGGCTGCGCAAGTGACCACCCAACCGGGCGTGGTCGATTCGGCGGCGCCGGCCAATCCGGCGGCCCAACAGGCAGCCCAACAGGACGCCGCACAGCAAGCTGCGCAGCAACAGGCGCCTCAGCGCGCCCCGGCGCCTGCGCAACAACCCCAGTACGCCCAGCAGCAACAGGCCCAGCCGGCACCGCAATATGCGCCGCAACAGCCGCCGCAACCGGCCTACTGTTCGAGCTGCGGTACGGTAGCCGCGATCTCCGCGGTGCGTCAGGAAGGTCACGGCACCGGTATCGGTGCGGTCGGCGGCGCCGTGGCCGGCGGCCTGATCGGTAATCAGTTCGGCGCCGGCGGCGGACGCGCCGCGATGACCGTCCTCGGCGCAGTCGGCGGCGGCTTCGCCGGTAACTCGGTTGAAAAGCATATCCGCAGCACGACGTCGTATTCGGTACGGGTCCGGATGGAAAACGGCAAGATGCGCTACTTCACCTATCACGAAGCGCCGCCGTTCCAGCAAGGTCAGCGCGTGCGGGTTGAAAATGGCACGCTTGTAGCAGCCTGA
- a CDS encoding ferredoxin, 2Fe-2S produces the protein MPQIVVLPHVELCPEGAVIDAVPGKSICDTLLDNGIEIEHACEKSCACTTCHVIVREGFAALTPSEEDEDDLLDKAWGLEPASRLSCQAMVPAEQDLVVEIPRYSINHAKENH, from the coding sequence ATGCCTCAAATCGTTGTGCTGCCCCACGTCGAACTGTGCCCGGAAGGCGCGGTGATCGACGCCGTGCCCGGCAAGAGCATCTGCGACACGCTGCTCGATAACGGCATCGAAATCGAGCACGCGTGCGAGAAGTCCTGCGCGTGCACAACCTGTCACGTGATCGTGCGTGAGGGTTTCGCCGCCTTGACGCCGTCCGAGGAAGACGAGGACGATCTGTTGGACAAGGCGTGGGGGCTCGAACCGGCCTCGCGTCTGTCGTGCCAGGCGATGGTGCCGGCCGAGCAGGATCTGGTCGTTGAGATCCCGCGCTACTCGATCAATCACGCGAAGGAAAATCACTAA
- a CDS encoding FeS assembly protein IscX — MKWTDTQDIAMALTDKHQDIDPQQVRFTDLHRWVTELEGFDDDPNRSNEKILEAIQAAWIEDADY, encoded by the coding sequence ATGAAGTGGACCGATACGCAAGACATCGCGATGGCCCTGACTGACAAGCACCAGGACATCGATCCGCAGCAGGTGCGCTTCACTGATTTGCACCGCTGGGTGACCGAGCTGGAAGGTTTCGACGACGACCCTAACCGGTCGAACGAGAAGATCCTCGAAGCGATTCAGGCTGCATGGATCGAAGACGCGGATTACTAA
- a CDS encoding molecular chaperone HscB produces MASLNDSHFDLFDLPAQFALDASTLDHAYRTVQAQVHPDRFAAAGDAQKRIAMQWATRTNEAYQTLRDPLKRATYLLHLRGIDVDTHNNTAMEPAFLMQQMEWREGIEDAAAAKNVDALDALLGELRDEERVRFDKLGALLDSGANQPAAEAVRQLMFIERVASEIGTQIERLEN; encoded by the coding sequence ATGGCCTCGCTGAACGACAGCCACTTCGACCTGTTCGATCTTCCGGCGCAATTCGCGCTCGACGCATCGACGCTCGATCACGCCTACCGCACCGTGCAGGCGCAAGTGCATCCGGACCGCTTCGCGGCGGCCGGCGATGCGCAAAAGCGCATCGCGATGCAATGGGCGACGCGCACGAACGAGGCCTATCAGACGCTGCGCGATCCGTTGAAGCGCGCGACCTATCTGCTGCACTTGCGCGGCATCGACGTCGACACGCATAACAATACGGCGATGGAGCCGGCGTTCCTGATGCAGCAGATGGAGTGGCGCGAAGGGATTGAGGACGCGGCCGCGGCGAAGAACGTCGACGCGCTCGACGCCTTGCTCGGCGAACTACGCGACGAAGAGCGGGTGCGTTTCGACAAGCTCGGCGCGCTGCTCGACAGCGGCGCGAATCAGCCGGCGGCCGAGGCGGTGCGGCAGTTGATGTTCATCGAGCGGGTGGCGTCGGAAATCGGCACGCAGATCGAGCGGCTCGAGAACTAG
- a CDS encoding molecular chaperone HscA codes for MALLQISEPGMAPAPHQRRLAVGIDLGTTNSLVAAVRSGVPDVLPDEDGYALLPSVVRYLEKGGRRIGRTAKAEAATDPRNTIVSVKRFMGRGKAEVEGAENAPYDFVDAPGMVQIRTVDGVKSPVEVSAEILATLRQRAEDTLGDELVGAVITVPAYFDEAQRQATKDAARLAGLNVLRLLNEPTAAAIAYGLDNGSEGLYAVYDLGGGTFDLSILKLTKGVFEVLAAGGDSALGGDDFDNALYRHVLEQAGIAPQTLAPEDVRLLLDSVRVTKEALSDAPNAKVQAKLSNGTQIDLTIDEATFEAITQALVQRTLGPTKKALRDAKVATKDIKGVVLVGGATRMPVIRRAVESFFGQPPLINLDPDQVVALGAAIQADLLAGNRGADGDDWLLLDVIPLSLGVETMGGLTEKIIPRNSTIPVARAQDFTTFKDGQTAMAIHVVQGERELVNDCRSLARFELRGIPPMAAGAARIRVTYQVDADGLLSVFAREQGSGVEASVVVKPSYGLADDDIARMLEESFSTAEVDMRARALREAQVEARRLVEATDAALAADAELLDDSERAELDTLLTALRNIAQSDDADAIEAATKTLAEGTDEFAARRMNKGIRRALAGRKLDEI; via the coding sequence ATGGCCCTACTGCAAATCTCCGAACCCGGCATGGCGCCGGCGCCCCATCAGCGGCGTCTGGCGGTCGGTATCGATCTCGGCACCACTAACTCCCTCGTCGCCGCCGTGCGCAGCGGCGTGCCCGACGTGCTGCCCGATGAGGACGGCTATGCGCTGCTGCCGTCGGTGGTGCGTTACCTGGAAAAGGGTGGCCGCCGTATCGGCCGCACGGCCAAGGCCGAAGCCGCGACTGATCCGCGCAACACGATCGTGTCGGTCAAGCGCTTCATGGGCCGCGGCAAGGCGGAAGTGGAAGGCGCCGAAAACGCGCCGTACGATTTCGTCGATGCGCCTGGCATGGTCCAGATCCGTACCGTCGACGGTGTGAAGAGCCCGGTCGAAGTGTCGGCGGAAATTCTCGCGACGCTGCGCCAGCGCGCCGAAGACACGCTCGGCGACGAACTGGTCGGTGCGGTCATTACCGTACCTGCGTATTTCGACGAAGCACAGCGCCAGGCGACCAAAGACGCCGCGCGGCTGGCCGGGTTGAACGTGTTGCGTCTGCTGAACGAGCCGACCGCGGCTGCGATCGCCTACGGCCTCGATAACGGCTCCGAAGGCCTCTACGCGGTCTACGACCTCGGCGGCGGCACCTTCGATCTGTCGATTCTGAAGCTCACCAAGGGTGTGTTCGAAGTGCTCGCGGCGGGCGGCGATTCCGCGCTCGGCGGCGACGATTTCGACAATGCGCTGTATCGCCATGTGCTGGAGCAGGCCGGCATCGCGCCGCAAACGCTCGCGCCGGAAGACGTCCGTCTGCTGCTCGACAGTGTACGCGTGACCAAGGAGGCGTTGTCTGACGCGCCGAATGCAAAGGTACAAGCCAAGCTCTCGAACGGCACCCAGATCGATCTGACGATCGACGAGGCCACTTTCGAGGCCATCACTCAGGCGCTGGTTCAACGCACGCTTGGGCCCACGAAAAAAGCGCTGCGCGACGCCAAGGTTGCTACCAAAGATATCAAAGGCGTGGTGCTGGTTGGCGGCGCGACGCGCATGCCGGTGATTCGCCGCGCGGTCGAGTCGTTCTTCGGCCAGCCGCCGCTCATCAATCTGGATCCGGATCAGGTGGTCGCGCTCGGCGCGGCGATCCAGGCCGATCTGCTTGCGGGCAATCGCGGCGCGGACGGTGACGACTGGCTGCTGCTCGACGTGATTCCGCTGTCGCTCGGCGTCGAAACGATGGGCGGTTTGACCGAGAAGATCATCCCGCGCAATTCGACGATTCCGGTCGCCCGCGCGCAGGATTTCACAACCTTCAAGGACGGCCAGACGGCCATGGCGATCCACGTCGTGCAAGGCGAGCGCGAGCTCGTCAACGATTGCCGTTCGCTCGCGCGTTTCGAACTGCGCGGCATCCCGCCGATGGCCGCCGGCGCGGCGCGGATTCGCGTCACGTATCAGGTCGACGCGGACGGTTTGCTGTCGGTGTTCGCGCGTGAACAGGGCTCGGGCGTGGAAGCGTCGGTGGTGGTCAAGCCATCCTATGGTCTCGCCGACGACGACATCGCCAGGATGCTCGAAGAGAGCTTCTCGACCGCGGAAGTCGACATGCGCGCCCGGGCACTGCGCGAGGCGCAAGTCGAAGCGCGCCGTCTCGTCGAAGCGACCGACGCGGCGCTCGCCGCTGACGCCGAATTGCTCGACGACAGTGAACGCGCTGAACTCGACACGCTGCTCACCGCTTTGCGCAACATTGCACAAAGCGACGATGCCGACGCGATCGAAGCCGCGACCAAAACGCTCGCCGAAGGCACTGACGAGTTCGCCGCCCGTCGCATGAACAAGGGCATTCGCCGCGCGCTGGCCGGCCGTAAGCTCGACGAGATCTGA
- a CDS encoding Iron-binding apoprotein IscA: MAITLTEKAAQHVQKYLTRRGKGVGLRVGVRTTGCSGLAYKLEYVDELAPEDEVFDCNGVKIIVDPKSLAYIDGTELDFAREGLNEGFKFNNPNVKDECGCGESFRV, translated from the coding sequence AGCACGTCCAGAAGTATCTGACTCGTCGCGGCAAGGGTGTCGGGCTGCGCGTGGGCGTGCGCACGACCGGTTGCTCGGGTTTGGCCTACAAGCTCGAGTACGTGGATGAACTCGCGCCCGAAGACGAAGTGTTCGATTGCAACGGCGTGAAGATCATTGTCGACCCGAAGAGCCTCGCCTATATCGACGGCACCGAACTCGACTTTGCACGCGAAGGGTTGAACGAAGGCTTCAAGTTCAACAACCCGAACGTGAAGGACGAGTGCGGTTGCGGCGAATCGTTCCGCGTGTAA